The following DNA comes from Meiothermus sp..
GGGTTCCAGCACCTCCTGCACCCGCTTCAGCACCTCACCGGCCTGGGCGCTGGGGGTAGGCAGGGAGGGGAGGGTGGCAACGACCCGCTCGCGCAGCCGGCGGGGCAGCATTTCTTTGAATACCTCTACCTCGACTTTGGGTCCCATCAGCACCAGCCGCTGGATGTTGCGTTCATTTACGGTCTGCTCCAAGAGCCCGGCCAGCCGTTTATAGAAGCGGTGTGTCCAGGCCTCGAGCCGGCGCTCGAAGTGGTCGGTGTCGGCCGCCGCCCGATGGATACCGCCCTGGGTGTAGCGACGGCCCTGGCTGTCCTGGGTGAGCTGTTTCCATTCTTGAGGCCCTACGGCCCGGAAAGCCCCCGGCAGCTCCTCAATCTCGCCCAGGTACACCTCGAACATGCGCCATTTTTCGCTGTCAATATAGACCACCCCGACCCGCTCATACTCGTCGAGTACGTACAGAATGGGGGTCAGGTAGGGCTCACCCCAGCGGGCTTCGGCGCCCTGCACGAGGGGCAGGTCTACCTGCAGGTCGTAGATTTCCATCCAGCCCTCGGCGGCAAAGACCACCCGACTACGGGCCTGGGGCAGCCTCTGCTCGAGCGCCTCCAGAACTTTTTTGCCGACCTCGGGTGGAGCCTGGGTGGCTTCGATGGCTTCGCGGGCCCGCAGCAGATAGGCCTTGCCCTGGTTGTCTGGGTTGGCAGGGTTAACATCCAGATACAGCGACAATACCGGTGCAACCCTTGGGGCCACAAACTCGCGGATATAGCGTGTAACTTCTTGTGTCAGCATAACAACCTCCTTGCGCTTGATAAGCAGGTGTGGGCGCTGCTCCCTAACTCGATTCAACGTTTCGCCAATTACCTAGCCATTACAGGCCTGAGCGATGAAGTTGCAAGGCTGGTGCTGTGGCTAGCTGGTTTACATGGCCGGTCAGGCTCGAGCTACTGGGGTTGTGGTAGGGCAGAAGGAGCTGGTTTTGCTTGATGCGCTCGGCCAGGGCCTGGGTTTCGGGCATGGGCGTATCGCCTAGTTCTTCGCGCAGAAACTTTGTAAAGCGGCGGTAGTGCTCGATAGCCCCATAGCTATCGCCCGCAGCGGCCAGACACCACATCAGGCGTTGGTGATAGTTCTCGCCCAGATAGGGGTCTTTTTTGAGCGCTTGCTGGAGATATAAAGCAGCTTGACGCCAGTCTGCGCGGTCGTAGTAGATGAGGGCGACCTCGAGCAAGGCTTGTATATACGCTGTCCTGTGCTCCTCGCGGGCCTCTGAGACCCAGTTATTTGCAAAGCCCGGCAGGTAATCGCCTTGGTACAGGGCAATGGCCTTCTGGTAGGCTTCCAGCCGGGCAGTATCGCAGCTTGCGCGCTGGCCCTCAGCCAGTGCCTGGTAGAAGCTGTACAGATCGGAGCTTCGCAAAATCGTTTCGCTCAAGCGGTAGCGTCCATGGTCTTCTTGGACGGCTGCGGGGTTCTGCAGGGCGGTGCGAACCCGAAAGAGCGTTACCCGGAAGCGGTTGTTGGCCACCGGATCGGGGTCGAGGCCCCACAGGGTCTCGAGGATTTCCGCCTTACTCCTGCCCTCCGGGTACGAGAGCAGGTAAAAGAAGAGTTCTTCGGCGGTATGGGCGTGCCAGATAGCAGGACGGCCTGCGACCAAAACCTCCACCTGGCCCAAGGTGCGTACCTGGGTAGGCGGAGCCTGTTCTGAACGGTACGACAACCTTTTCATAATTTAATTTTTGTTACAAACCCATTACCGCTTCATCCGCCAAAAGGAGTAGCCGGCGCGAGATTGCGGCCTGTAACAGGCTGGTAATGCCCTGGATTCATCCTGGGCCCAAGTAGGAGGTGTTTGTGTTGCGCCACATTCTGGTTCCGGTAGGGCTGGGGCCGGGTAGCCTGGCGGCTGTCCAGTATGCGCTTGGCCTTTCTCGCTGGCTGGGCTGTAAGGTAACGCTTTTGCACGTACTCGAGCACCCCAACCCTTCGATCGGTGAGGCCCTGACCAAGATGGCCCAAGGGGCGCGCCATCCCCCTACAGTGCTGCTGGTTGAAGCCCACAGCCAGAGCATTGGGGCGGTGGTAGCCCAAACCGCCCAACAAACCCGTGCCGACCTGATTGTGATAGGCCGCCGCGATACTGCGCAGAAAGCTCCGGAAGAGCTGGGATTGGTGGCTCGGAGCATACTGGCCAACGCCAAAGTACCCGTTCAGGTAGTGCCCAGTGTCAAAGTGGTGCAAAGTAAACCCTGGATTCAGCGCTTTACAGATGAGGTGCTCGAGATTTGAACAAAGTCCTAGGGCCTATGAGTTGCACCGCGTTGGGATGATACGCATTTCGGTAGTATCGCTCACTTTGACAAGCCTAAACGATACTACCGAAATGCTTTTCTACTCCCTTCGGTCGGCTTGAATCCTCCACCTCTGACTGCGCAGGGCGGTGAAGGATTCAAGCGGAAAGGGTATGAGGCCAGGGCCATCGAAAAGCGCGGGAAGTCGGTAAACTTTTCTTCGTGCGCCGAGATCTGTTGTTGGGACTCCTTTACCTGAACCTGGCTACGCTGTTCTGGGGTAGTACCTTCGTGCTGGTAAAGGACAGCCTGCAAACCCTGGGGCCGGGGCAGATCAATTTTGTGCGTTTCGCCATTGCTACACTGGTTTTTGTTCCATTTTTGCTCCGGCGCGACCCCCGGCTCTGGGGAGCGGGCCTCGAGCTGGGCGCGGTGCTTTTTTTGGCCTATCTGACCCAGACCGTGGGCCTGCAGTACACCACGGCCAGCCGCAGTGCCTTTATCACCACGCTGTATGTGGTGGCCCTGCCCATGCTACTGGGGCTGTTGGGGCAGCGCCTGGGCTGGCCCATCTGGCTGGCGGCCGGGCTGGCGATTGGGGGGGTGGGGCTTCTGTCCTACGATGGTTCACCGCCCAACCTGGGCGACCTCTGGACGCTGGGAACCGCCCTGGCCTACGCCGTGTACATCTGGCGCTTAGAACACTTTGCGCGCCAGCACGCAACCCTGCCGCTGACGGGCATACAGATGCTCACCGTTGCGCTTTTGTCGCTGGTCTGGATGCTCTGGGAAAAGCCGGTATGGAACGCGGCTGGCTTCCCCTACTTTTCGCTTCTGTACCTGGGCCTGGTGGCCTCGGCGCTTTGCATCTGGTTGCAGGCCCTGGGGCAGCGGCGGGTTCCAGCCCCCCAGGCTGCGGTGATCTTTACCCTCGAGCCCGTTTATGCGGCGGCTTTTGCCTATATTTTGCTGGGGGAGCGGCTGGGCTTGCAGGGCTTGATTGGGGCAGGCCTGATTATCACGGCCACCCTGATCAGCCAGCTCAGAAGCCCCAAACCCCATCCCGAGCAGATAACCCCGGAGATGTGATATGAAATCCTTTTGATTCATTCCCCTAACATCCCCCCGGCCACCAGTGAAATAGGGTGTAGCTCTGGATAAGCGCGGGCTGGGTTTGTAGGTAAGCGCACCGGGCTTCCACCTTGGCCCACAGCTCCTCTTCATCCTGCACCTGCCCATTGGCCACGACCGCGTCAATGAGCCCCCAGACTCGTTCTACCGGCTGCAACTCGGGCGAGTAGGGTGGCAGATAACACAGCCCCAGGCCCTTGGCTGGCTCCACCCGCCCCGAGGTGTGCCAGCCAGCCTGATCCAGCACCACCAGTACCAGCTTGCCCGCCCCCGCCCCCCGTAGCCGGGCAAAGGCCTCCAACACCAACTGGAACCCCTCCACCGAGACCGAGGGCAGCAGCCAGTACTCGCTTTCCCCCGTACCCGGTCTTATGAAGGCGTACACATACAGCCAGCGATAGCGGGGCCGCTCCTGCGCTAGCGGCGTCCTCCCTCGCAAGGCCCATACCCGTCGGCGGATGGGCTTCAGCCCTATTCGGCGCTCATCAAAGCCCCACACCTCCAACTCCAGTTCAGGAAAGAGCAACCTGAACAGGAAAACCATCAGAAAGAGCTTTTTTTGAAAGCCTCCTGCCGCTTCGCATCCGCCTCCCGGTGGCGCGGCCGGGGGCGCAGCGGGGCCAGGCCCAGGCGACGCATCCAGTACCAGGCCCGCCGCCCATCCACCGGACGTCCCAGCCTTTCAGCCAGCCACTCCGCAGCGTTGCGTATGCTCCAAAGCCCGTCCCTGGGATGGGGCTGGAGGAGGGCCTGGCGGAAGCCCTCCTGGAGTTCGGGCGGTACGAGGGGGGCCCGGCCTTTGTTCTCGTGCCGCAGATTCTTCATGGGCAGGCCCTGATTGTAGCGGTGGATTACCTGACGCACCCAGCGATCGGTATAGCCCAGATTCCTGGCTACCTCGGGGATGCTCTGACCCCTGGCCAGCAGCCAGAGAGCGTGCCAGCGGGCGCGTTCGGTGTGGTCTTGGGACTCCCGGTAGAGGGCGTGGAGGTTATCCGGATGGTGTCGCAGTTGGAGTTCCAACCGGGGGCGGCGCTGATGTTGGGCCAGTTGCATGGCTCCATTTTAGTGGAAAGAGTCTTGAAGATTTCTTATGATACGCATTCCGGCAGTATCGTTCACTTTGACAAGCCTAAACGATACTGCCGAAATGCTTTTCTACTCCCTTCGGTCGGCTTGAATCCTTCACCTCTGACTGCGTCCAGCGGTGAAGGATTCAAGCGGAAACGGTATGACCCGGCCCAGGTTTTTGTCTGGCGACAGGGCCGCCTCGAGGCTTGTATATTGTGCAGGATGAAACTTTCGTATCCCCCTGCCCCCACCGCAAAGGTGGTCGAGGAGCTGCACGGGGTGCAGATTCCCGACCCCTACCGCCCCCTCGAGGATCCCCAGGCCCCCGAGACCCGGGCCTGGATCGAGGCCCAGAACCGCCTCACCTTTGGCTACCTCGAGCAGATTCCCTTGCGGGAGACCCTCCGGCGGCGGCTCGAGGAACTCTGGAACTACCCCCGCGTGCTCAGTTTCTTTAAGCGTGGGGGCCGCTACTTTAGCCTGCGCAACGACGGCTTGCAGAACCAGAACGTGCTGTATGTGCAGGAACACCTGGAGGCGGCCCCCCGGGTCCTGCTCGACCCCAACACCCTCTCCGAGGACGGTACGGTGGCCCTGAGCAACTATGCCGTCAGCCGGGATGGGCGCTACCTGGCCTACGCCCTGAGCAAAAGCGGCTCGGACTGGCTCACCTGGCGGGTGCGCGAGGTGGAAACGGCCCAGGATCTGCCCGACGAGATCCGCTGGAGCAAGTTTAGCAGCGCGGCCTGGCTGCCCGATGGCAGCGGGTTCTTCTACAGCCGCTACGACGAACCCGCCGAAGGCACCGACTACACCGGGGCCAACTACTTCCAGAAGGTCTATCTGCACCGCTTGGGCACCCCCCAGCAGCAGGACGTGCTGGTCTACGAGCGGCCCGACCAGAAGGAGTGGGGTTTTCAGGCCTTCGTGACCCACGACGGGCGCTACGAGTGCCTGCACGTGTGGCGGGGCACCCACCGCGAGAACCTGTTTTTCTACCGGCCCCATGGCTCGGAGGAGCCCTTTGTTGAGCTGGTGGGCGAGTTTGTGGCCTCGTTCGAGTTCATCCGCAACCAGGGCTCCCGCTTCTACTTCAAAACCAACCTGGAGGCCCCCCGGGGCCGGGTGGTGGTGGTGGATGTGGCCCGAGGGGGGCTGGAAACCCTGGAGACCCTGGTGCCCGAGGGCGAGGACACCCTGAGCTTTGCGGAGCCCGCCGGGGACGGGCTGGTGCTGGGCTACCTGCACCACGCCAGCCACCGGCTGGAGCTGGTGGATCTCGAGGGGCGCCCCCGGGGCCGCCTGCCCCTACCCACGCTGGGTATGGTGCCGCTGGTGGCGGGCGAGGAAGACGACCCCGAACTCTTCTACGGCTTCACCTCTTTTTTGTACCCCCTCACCCTCTACCACCACCACCTGACCACCGGCCAGACCCGGCCCCTGTTCACACCGCCCCTGCAGTTCGACCCCAGCCTTTACGAGACCCACCAGGTGTTTGTGCCCAGCCGGGATGGTACGCGCGTACCCCTGTTTTTGGTGCACAAAAAAGGGCTTCAGCTCGACGGGCAGAACCCCACCTTGCTGTATGGCTACGGGGGCTTCAACATCCCCATGACCCCCGCCTTCAACCCAGGGCGGCTGGTCTGGCTCGAGCAGGGCGGGGTGTTTGCCCAGGCCTGCCTGCGCGGGGGCGGCGAGTACGGCGAGGACTGGTACCGGGCCGGCACTTTGGAGCGTAAGCAGAACGTCTTCGACGACTTTATCGCCTGCGCCGAGTGGCTCATCGCCCAGGGCTACACAAAACCCCAGCGGCTGGCTATTCAGGGGGGCTCCAACGGGGGGCTGCTGGTGGGGGCCGCCCTCACCCAGCGCCCGGAGCTGTTTGGGGTGGCGCTGCCGGCGGTGGGGGTGCTGGATATGCTGCGCTTCCACAAGTTCACCATCGGCTGGGCCTGGGTCTCGGATTACGGCTCGCCCGACAACCCCGAGCACTTCCAGTACCTGCGGGCCTACTCGCCCCTGCACAACCTAAAGCCCGGCACTCACTACCCGGCCACCCTGATCACCACCGCCGACCACGACGACCGGGTGGTGCCCGCGCACTCCTTCAAGTTCGCGGCAGCCCTGCAGGCCGCCCAGGGAGGCCCGGCCCCCATCCTTATTCGCATCCAGACCAAGGCCGGGCACGGATTGGGCAAGCCCACCCGCATGCTGATCGAAGAACAGGCCGATATCTACGCCTTTACCCTGCACCAGATGGGCCTGGCCTAGCCGAAGCGGCCTGCAGCAGGGCCAGCACCTCTTCGTCCGAGGTCTGGGGGAAATGTTCGTACCACAGGCCGACCGCTTGAAAGAAGGCTGGGGTTTCCAGGCAGACCACCTCGTCTACCAGCGCCTGGATTTCCGCCACCGTATCGGGCGGGGCCACCGGCACGGCCACCACCAGCCGGCCGGGGTGGTGTTGTCGGGCTGCGGCGATGGCGGCCTTCATGGTGGCCCCGGTGGCCAGCCCATCGTCCACCAGCAGAACGGTTTTGCCCTTCAGGTCGGGGAAAGGCCGGTTACCGCGGTACAGCCGCTCACGGCGCTGTAGCTCGGTCCACTGCTGTTGCTCAACGGCGGCCAGGGTGTCGGCCGAAACCTGCAAACTGTCCACGATCTCCTGGTTGAGCACCCGCCCCCCGCCCGAGGCGATGGCCCCCAGGGCCAGCTCCTCGTGGCCGGGGGTGCCCAGCTTGCGCACCACCCAGACATCCAGGGGTGCGCCGAGCCGTC
Coding sequences within:
- a CDS encoding VLRF1 family aeRF1-type release factor, translated to MLTQEVTRYIREFVAPRVAPVLSLYLDVNPANPDNQGKAYLLRAREAIEATQAPPEVGKKVLEALEQRLPQARSRVVFAAEGWMEIYDLQVDLPLVQGAEARWGEPYLTPILYVLDEYERVGVVYIDSEKWRMFEVYLGEIEELPGAFRAVGPQEWKQLTQDSQGRRYTQGGIHRAAADTDHFERRLEAWTHRFYKRLAGLLEQTVNERNIQRLVLMGPKVEVEVFKEMLPRRLRERVVATLPSLPTPSAQAGEVLKRVQEVLEPLEREQENKLLGELVERGVGGLDQTLELLQQGRLYLLVAPWNPQGKVYRAPDGWVGSSPAVAQAHGADQPEEVELKLVLPELAAAYGTRLEFVRGPAEARLHKELGGLAGLPRW
- a CDS encoding DMT family transporter, whose translation is MRRDLLLGLLYLNLATLFWGSTFVLVKDSLQTLGPGQINFVRFAIATLVFVPFLLRRDPRLWGAGLELGAVLFLAYLTQTVGLQYTTASRSAFITTLYVVALPMLLGLLGQRLGWPIWLAAGLAIGGVGLLSYDGSPPNLGDLWTLGTALAYAVYIWRLEHFARQHATLPLTGIQMLTVALLSLVWMLWEKPVWNAAGFPYFSLLYLGLVASALCIWLQALGQRRVPAPQAAVIFTLEPVYAAAFAYILLGERLGLQGLIGAGLIITATLISQLRSPKPHPEQITPEM
- a CDS encoding IS630 family transposase, translated to MVFLFRLLFPELELEVWGFDERRIGLKPIRRRVWALRGRTPLAQERPRYRWLYVYAFIRPGTGESEYWLLPSVSVEGFQLVLEAFARLRGAGAGKLVLVVLDQAGWHTSGRVEPAKGLGLCYLPPYSPELQPVERVWGLIDAVVANGQVQDEEELWAKVEARCAYLQTQPALIQSYTLFHWWPGGC
- a CDS encoding universal stress protein, whose product is MLRHILVPVGLGPGSLAAVQYALGLSRWLGCKVTLLHVLEHPNPSIGEALTKMAQGARHPPTVLLVEAHSQSIGAVVAQTAQQTRADLIVIGRRDTAQKAPEELGLVARSILANAKVPVQVVPSVKVVQSKPWIQRFTDEVLEI
- a CDS encoding winged helix-turn-helix domain-containing protein, which translates into the protein MQLAQHQRRPRLELQLRHHPDNLHALYRESQDHTERARWHALWLLARGQSIPEVARNLGYTDRWVRQVIHRYNQGLPMKNLRHENKGRAPLVPPELQEGFRQALLQPHPRDGLWSIRNAAEWLAERLGRPVDGRRAWYWMRRLGLAPLRPRPRHREADAKRQEAFKKSSF
- a CDS encoding bacterial transcriptional activator domain-containing protein — its product is MKRLSYRSEQAPPTQVRTLGQVEVLVAGRPAIWHAHTAEELFFYLLSYPEGRSKAEILETLWGLDPDPVANNRFRVTLFRVRTALQNPAAVQEDHGRYRLSETILRSSDLYSFYQALAEGQRASCDTARLEAYQKAIALYQGDYLPGFANNWVSEAREEHRTAYIQALLEVALIYYDRADWRQAALYLQQALKKDPYLGENYHQRLMWCLAAAGDSYGAIEHYRRFTKFLREELGDTPMPETQALAERIKQNQLLLPYHNPSSSSLTGHVNQLATAPALQLHRSGL
- a CDS encoding prolyl oligopeptidase family protein, giving the protein MKLSYPPAPTAKVVEELHGVQIPDPYRPLEDPQAPETRAWIEAQNRLTFGYLEQIPLRETLRRRLEELWNYPRVLSFFKRGGRYFSLRNDGLQNQNVLYVQEHLEAAPRVLLDPNTLSEDGTVALSNYAVSRDGRYLAYALSKSGSDWLTWRVREVETAQDLPDEIRWSKFSSAAWLPDGSGFFYSRYDEPAEGTDYTGANYFQKVYLHRLGTPQQQDVLVYERPDQKEWGFQAFVTHDGRYECLHVWRGTHRENLFFYRPHGSEEPFVELVGEFVASFEFIRNQGSRFYFKTNLEAPRGRVVVVDVARGGLETLETLVPEGEDTLSFAEPAGDGLVLGYLHHASHRLELVDLEGRPRGRLPLPTLGMVPLVAGEEDDPELFYGFTSFLYPLTLYHHHLTTGQTRPLFTPPLQFDPSLYETHQVFVPSRDGTRVPLFLVHKKGLQLDGQNPTLLYGYGGFNIPMTPAFNPGRLVWLEQGGVFAQACLRGGGEYGEDWYRAGTLERKQNVFDDFIACAEWLIAQGYTKPQRLAIQGGSNGGLLVGAALTQRPELFGVALPAVGVLDMLRFHKFTIGWAWVSDYGSPDNPEHFQYLRAYSPLHNLKPGTHYPATLITTADHDDRVVPAHSFKFAAALQAAQGGPAPILIRIQTKAGHGLGKPTRMLIEEQADIYAFTLHQMGLA
- a CDS encoding phosphoribosyltransferase — its product is MKPFKDRNQAGALLAERLVALGYDRQPNLLVFGLPRGGVPVAFQVARRLGAPLDVWVVRKLGTPGHEELALGAIASGGGRVLNQEIVDSLQVSADTLAAVEQQQWTELQRRERLYRGNRPFPDLKGKTVLLVDDGLATGATMKAAIAAARQHHPGRLVVAVPVAPPDTVAEIQALVDEVVCLETPAFFQAVGLWYEHFPQTSDEEVLALLQAASARPGPSGAG